In Populus nigra chromosome 1, ddPopNigr1.1, whole genome shotgun sequence, one genomic interval encodes:
- the LOC133693403 gene encoding transcription factor MYC1-like codes for MEEILSSSSSSSLMSFAQETSSTLQQRLQFFLHSRPEWWVYSIFWQASKDASGCLVLSLGDGHFRGNKKYASKESNKQNHSKFGFNLERKSLFNEDMDMDRLVEGDVAEWYYTVSVTRAFAVGDGILGRAFSSGAFIWLTGDHELQIYDCERVKEARMHGIQTFVCVSTPSGVLELGSPDLISEDWGLVQLAKSIFGADINAGSVPKQANQESQPQIPNRTVSNFLDFGMFSSPQKERTTSLENQKESDTRKEPSGQGRSSSDSGRSDSDAGFTENNIGFKKRGRKPSGKELPLNHVEAERQRRERLNHRFYALRSVVPNVSKMDKASLLADAATYIKELKSKVNELEGKLRAVSKKSKISGNANIYDNQSTSTSTMTNHIRPTPNYMSNNAMEVDVKILGSEALIRVQSPDVNYPAARLMDALRELEFSVHHASVSKVKELVLQDVVIIIPDGLVTEEVMRAAIFQRMQN; via the coding sequence atGGAAGAGATACTGTCCtcctcttcttcatcttcactcATGTCATTTGCCCAAGAAACCTCTTCAACACTTCAACAACGCCTCCAATTCTTCCTTCATAGCCGGCCAGAATGGTGGGTTTACTCCATCTTCTGGCAGGCATCAAAAGATGCCAGCGGCTGCCTTGTTTTATCATTGGGCGATGGCCATTTCCGTGGGAATAAAAAGTATGCAAGCAAGGAAAGCAACAAGCAAAACCATTCCAAATTCGGCTTCAATCTTGAAAGAAAGTCTCTTTTCAATGAGGATATGGACATGGACAGATTGGTTGAAGGTGATGTTGCTGAATGGTACTACACAGTATCGGTAACACGAGCATTTGCCGTTGGAGATGGAATTCTTGGCAGGGCATTTAGCTCTGGCGCTTTCATTTGGTTGACAGGTGATCATGAACTGCAAATTTATGACTGCGAGAGAGTCAAAGAAGCTCGGATGCATGGAATTCAGACTTTCGTCTGTGTTTCAACTCCATCCGGGGTTCTTGAATTGGGTTCCCCGGATTTGATCAGTGAAGATTGGGGCCTAGTGCAATTAGCCAAATCAATTTTTGGCGCAGACATCAATGCAGGTTCAGTTCCAAAGCAGGCCAACCAGGAATCTCAACCTCAAATTCCAAACCGCACTGTTTCTAATTTCCTTGATTTTGGAATGTTTTCAAGTCCTCAAAAGGAGAGAACAACTTCTCTAGAGAATCAAAAAGAAAGCGACACACGGAAAGAACCCTCAGGCCAAGGCCGATCGTCTTCGGACTCAGGGCGTTCTGATTCAGATGCTGGATTCACAGAGAATAATATCGGGTTcaagaagagaggaagaaagCCAAGTGGAAAAGAATTGCCTCTAAACCATGTGGAAGCAGAAAGGCAGCGAAGAGAGAGGCTAAATCATCGATTCTATGCACTTCGATCCGTGGTCCCGAATGTGTCAAAGATGGACAAAGCATCTTTGCTCGCAGATGCAGCTACTTATATTAAAGAGCTCAAGAGCAAAGTTAATGAATTGGAAGGCAAGCTGCGAGCAGTATCCAAGAAATCAAAAATCTCTGGTAATGCAAACATTTATGACAACCAaagcaccagcaccagcaccatgACGAATCACATAAGGCCCACTCCAAATTATATGTCCAATAATGCAATGGAAGTGGATGTGAAGATTTTGGGATCGGAAGCTCTGATCCGTGTACAATCCCCGGATGTTAATTATCCAGCTGCAAGATTGATGGATGCACTTAGAGAGCTGGAGTTTTCAGTCCATCACGCGAGCGTGTCTAAGGTCAAGGAGCTGGTGCTTCAAGATGTTGTGATTATAATTCCTGATGGATTGGTAACTGAAGAAGTTATGAGGGCTGCTATTTTTCAAAGAATGCAGAACTAA
- the LOC133701092 gene encoding aldehyde oxidase GLOX1-like, translated as MTTKSLVCLILVTSSLFTLALGSQTHRGKWKLLKRSIGISAMHMQLLPNDKIIAFDWNSGPSNISLPGGKCVVDSETATDCYSHSVEFDPSSRSIRALTITTDTWCSSGALLPNGILIQSGGFRLGERVVRSLTPCANCDWVEKKNGLITSRWYASNQILPNGKIIVVGGLNQFNYEFIPKTSTSDRTLYQLPFLKETRYSLFIPNNLYPFLHLTPGGKLFIFANDRAILLDHVNNKVVKNYPVMPGGVSRNYPSTGSSVLLPLILSSDFNNHPEAEVFICGGTVPDSNQKANAGVFLTASKSCGRLVITANNPSWEMEEMPLSRLMGDMILLPTGDVLIINGAAKGSAGWYAGREPVLNPVLYRPNAPITAKTSRFEIMSPSKIPRLYHSTAHLLSDGRVLVGGSNPNSNYNFTALYPTELSVEVFYPPYFSPNVSRPLISKINPGTNLEYKQKFTMHFHIHLWHEELGKIYVTMVAPSFTSHSYSMNQRLLVLALDSEAQKVDFSNYVVDVHAPATATLAPPGYYQLFVVHEGVPSKGTWVHIK; from the coding sequence GACTGGAATTCCGGTCCATCCAACATTTCTCTACCAGGAGGAAAGTGCGTTGTTGATTCAGAAACTGCGACTGATTGCTATTCACATTCTGTAGAGTTTGATCCCTCCAGCCGGAGTATCCGAGCGCTTACCATTACAACCGATACATGGTGCTCTTCAGGTGCGTTGTTGCCGAACGGTATTCTAATCCAGAGTGGCGGATTCAGGCTTGGAGAACGAGTAGTGCGGTCTCTCACACCGTGTGCAAATTGTGAttgggttgaaaaaaaaaatggtctaaTTACTTCAAGATGGTAtgcatcaaatcaaattttaccaAATGGGAAAATCATTGTAGTTGGGGGcttaaatcaattcaattatGAGTTCATTCCGAAAACTTCTACTTCTGATCGAACACTTTATCAGCTTCCATTTCTGAAAGAAACCAGATATTCCCTATTCATTCCCAACAATCTTTATCCTTTCCTACACCTCACTCCCGGTGGAAAGTTATTCATTTTCGCTAATGACCGTGCAATTCTACTAGACCATGTCAACAACAAGGTGGTTAAAAACTATCCTGTCATGCCCGGAGGCGTTTCGCGCAACTATCCCAGTACAGGTTCCTCAGTTCTGCTTCCTCTTATCCTTTCCAGCGATTTCAACAACCACCCAGAGGCTGAAGTTTTTATCTGTGGTGGGACAGTACCAGACTCAAACCAAAAGGCAAATGCAGGAGTCTTCCTTACTGCTTCCAAATCCTGCGGTCGACTAGTAATAACTGCCAATAATCCAAGCTGGGAAATGGAAGAAATGCCTCTCAGTAGATTGATGGGAGACATGATATTGTTGCCTACAGGTGATGTGCTTATCATTAATGGTGCTGCAAAAGGATCAGCTGGCTGGTATGCAGGTAGGGAACCAGTGCTAAACCCAGTTCTTTACCGGCCTAATGCACCTATCACTGCTAAAACTAGCAGGTTTGAGATAATGAGTCCCTCAAAAATTCCACGTCTTTATCATTCAACAGCCCATTTGCTATCAGATGGTCGTGTTTTGGTGGGTGGAAGCAATCCAAATAGTAACTACAACTTCACTGCTCTTTATCCAACTGAGCTAAGTGTTGAAGTATTTTATCCACCATATTTTAGCCCCAACGTTTCTAGACcattaattagtaagataaaTCCAGGGACCAATCTTGAATACAAGCAGAAATTCACCATGCATTTTCACATACATCTGTGGCATGAAGAGCTTGGAAAGATTTATGTGACAATGGTGGCACCATCTTTTACTTCACATTCCTATTCCATGAATCAAAGGTTGCTGGTTTTGGCTCTGGACAGTGAAGCCCAAAAGGTGGATTTCAGCAACTATGTTGTTGATGTCCATGCACCGGCAACTGCAACACTGGCACCTCCAGGATATTACCAGTTATTTGTAGTCCATGAAGGTGTTCCCAGTAAAGGAACATGGGTCCATATCAAGTAG